A genomic stretch from Helianthus annuus cultivar XRQ/B chromosome 1, HanXRQr2.0-SUNRISE, whole genome shotgun sequence includes:
- the LOC118481700 gene encoding ATP-dependent DNA helicase PIF1-like: protein MPNHKLVLKVGVPIMLLRNLDQKNGLCNGTRLQVVKLGDRIIEAKVISGNNIGTRTFIPRINLSPSDKRIPFKLQRRQFPIAVCFAMTINKSQGQSLSKVGLFLKQPVFTHGQLYVAVSRVKSIDGLRMLILDVEGNVTNKTTNVVYKEIFSNL, encoded by the coding sequence ATGCCGAatcataaattggttttaaaagTTGGTGTTCCTATCATGCTGTTACGTAACCTTGATCAGAAAAACGGTCTGTGCAATGGTACAAGATTACAAGTTGTAAAACTTGGTGATCGGATTATTGAAGCCAAAGTGATTTCTGGTAATAATATTGGTACTAGAACTTTTATACCAAGGATCAATCTTTCCCCCTCTGACAAACGAATACCTTTCAAGCTACAAAGAAGGCAATTCCCGATAGCTGTGTGTTTTGCAATGACGATAAATAAAAGTCAGGGACAGTCTTTATCTAAGGTTGGTTTGTTTCTAAAGCAGCCTGTTTTCACTCACGGACAACTATATGTTGCAGTTTCAAGAGTCAAAAGCATTGATGGTTTAAGGATGTTAATATTAGATGTTGAGGGAAACGTTACTAATAAGACTACAAATGTTGTATACAAAGAGATATTttcaaatttatag